The genome window gtttgtctattgttgtgacttagatgaagatcagaacacattttatgaccaacttatgcagaaatccaggtaattccaaagggttcacatactttttcttgcaactgtacgtACTGTGATAATGCCTTGTATGAAGTGAAACAAATCTTTCAAACTGGAAGCTTCAGATACAGGATGCATGCTGCACGGTGAATAATGACAAACCTCAATGGTTGACGTCTTTAACAGAGCAATCTGGTCCTCCCTGGTGAGCTCCAGGAAACCAGGAAGCTGCTTAGCGAAATCCACAATCTCCTGCACGGACATGATTGCGAGCTCAGTGAAGTGGGCGAAGCGCTGCTGACGCACCTCTCTGTTTTGAGGGTCCTGACTCTCAGGCCACGGCTGTTGGGTTCACACATAACAAGATATATGAGGCACAAAGTTAAAAAAATCCCCGATACGTTTTCGTGACAGCAACATACACAACATGTTTTAGGTTAAACCTTGAGAGATGATCCAATCTTGTTTGCTTTTACCACCAATTGAATACAATGGTTGTGACTCGCAATCTACCGACACACATCAGCAGCCAACCAGAAAAGTAGTTCCCTCTAAAGCAGCTATATTTTTTCCTGAAGCAGAATACTGGCCTCCCACATTAAACACCCACCCTACATGCAGCTCCTTATTTATTTTGTAGGTAATGACTGTAATTTTGAAATCCAAAAACCTCTGGCTGGAGCAAATGTTCAGATTTTACAGCTAAACAGAACACTTGAATATATTTCTGAAAACATCAGGGAAGTTAGAAATACAGTAGGCAATGCAGTAACTGAATCGTTATTTATAATTGATCATCACTGTCTAGTGTGACAGTTTGATTCCAACATCAGTGATCAATCTGATTGTTCAATTCTCTTTAGTGGTGGAATCTTTCACATGTCATGAGGAGCACTGAACGAAGCAGAGGGACAGTACAGTCACAGGAAATACGATGGTTATTTTGATAGAAGCTACAAACTGAACCTTTaaggcaggggttcccaacctgtaTTGTGCCAaggatacataaaataaaaatcgcGGGCCGGTTGTCAATTTGaatatttactcaccagcaggtagcaacagGGACTAATTGTACtgtatgtaacagcctgaacaaatactagaacaatatgcatccaaaacatattaacaacgaaaaaaaaaaaaaaaagaaccggTGTTTTTCGGAAAAACAGAAAAACCAAACAACCGacgttattcagtttttaaaccaaaacgggaaaacagataaatcaacgttttggttttgttagtatgatttacggataatccagtgaatgctgggaaaacgaggagaaggtgcattatgaaggagatgtccggtcgccagggtgtgtgtgtgtgtgtgtgtgtgtgtgtgtgtgtgtgtgtgtgtgtgtgtgtgtgtgtgtgtgtgtgtgtgtgtgtgtgtgtgtgtgtgtgttgtgtgtgtgtgtgtgtgtgtgtgtgtgtgtgtgtgtgtgtgtgtgtgtgtgtgtgtgtgtgtgtgtgtgtgtgtgtgtgtgtgtgtgtgtgtgtgtgtgtgtgtgtgtgcgcgtgtgtggttaacacgtagcagcctgAAGTCACTCTTagctgttctgatgaaggtagacacagcgaaggcggtgcgtaaaaaggcacaACTTTACCCGCTGGTGATTTACTTCTCAGAGGCAGAGTatacgtcccgctgcctcctgatgctgcagccatttcatgaagtgaaggaggttttccttctataaaacagctgcgggcagcagatactgtgagagtcccggacatgaattcataaatcaaggcagactggtttactctcctgttttgcgaatccggtgcttaaacaaatagctctgcacccctggccgacatgtccttaaaatgaagtcagagtttgaaatatatctcaaataatgtatgcactgccatttccccacataaacatagcagtctgcaatgaaacggttgtctcctgtgcgctcctcttcctacttggcgcaccggtaactttctcgtgcgcacgagaggcTGAGACATTAGGctgagccgccgaatccctcggaacatcataaaagccattttcaactGTTTTCTGGTGAAAGTTTAactaggctactggatgaaatgATATGACTGGTAACGGTGCGAAAattaaacactttttgaaaaaaacattatgataaaatatttttatatatttataattctgcaaatattacgatatACCCAGCTAGTTTGCGGTCCGGCAGTAACACCTCCGCGGCccgggggttgggaacccctgctttaAGGGAAGTTTATTTTATTGTCTCAAATAACTGATACTACTGCAAACCACACATCAGTTCAATTGTAttcatatttgatttatttgTCTGAAATCTTTAAGTAGCTATAAAGAATTCACaagtttaaatgtttttgtttaaatacatttttcttttcatttattGAAGAGAATGAGTTGAAAGAAGGAGACAGAGAAATGACAGGAGGCATATTGATTGACATCCTGGTCCTCTGCATGGTGACAGAGCCCCAGTACATAGGCTGCTAACTCAGAGCCCAAGGGTACCTACTGATAGGTACAGTGTTGAAAGGGGGAGACCGAGGGGCCCGCGATACAACGGTttaataaaatactcgtaatgtcattAAGGTTAATATAACAGTCAACCCAGATCTATCCTGTGAGGCGTTCACTTACTGTCACTTTGGGTCGTTCCAGGAAAGACCTCTTGTTGCATTGTTTCTGCATGGACACCAGCTTCTCGATCATCTCGTGCTGCTGGGGGTCCAGAGAAGCTGTTTCCAGAGGAGGGGTGGGGGTGACCACTGTGGAGCTGTGAGCCGTCACATCCTCATGCTGCTTTTTCATCTTCTTCAGTCGGATCTGTTCCTCAGAGAGCACGCCTACAGGTCAAAGAGGATGTTCCATTGTATTCTCATGATTTGAAAAGACCCACAAGCTCAAATGTTGGTTTATCTAAACTCTCTCTACATCTGCTTCACACTCACACTGCTCCAGCATGCCCGCCTCCCGACACTTGCGCAGACGGCACTGCTGGCACTTGCGCCGCATGTACATGTCCATTTCACAGCGGCCGTTGTTCTTGCAGTTGTACTGGGCGCTTTTGATGACGCTGCGTCGAAAGAAGCCCTTGCAGCCCTCACAGCTCAGTACATTGTAATGGAAGCCAGAGGCCTTGTCCCCGCAGACACTGCACACCTCATTGCCCAGCATCTTCGGCGCAGGCCCCTTCTTCCTCTTCACTGGCTGGCCATctataaaaaagaaaaggaaggtgAGTTTTTCTGAGGCTGCACCTTGTGTACTGAGGTTTTTTGATGTGTGCAGGAGGTTAGGCAATGTCTGCTCCTCTACCGTTATTTAAATCAAGAAAAGATAAATAGTTCCAGGCATCCTATCCCTATTCAAATCATCGCAGTAGATAATATACTTGTATATTTACATGAAAATTAAAAAGGTTATTCTCGAGCAAAAATCATTTAATGGGTTCAATTAAATGTGCAAGACATTATAGAGATTAAGTCAAAGGAAATACTGGTTGGTCCAGTCTGTGGAAGTTGACAaaccagtacacacacacacaaataactgaagaaacacacaggaatgtaaaCTAAAGTCTAAATGTAGCACTATTTTAAGAGGGGTCGACTACAAATGTCATTGAAAATATATTTctataaaatatttaaaatgtcacTGCAGTGTGACCCAAATAAAGTAAAAGCGGAAATCATAAAAGTCTATTGGACTTAAAATGCCTTCCCAAGTATTTTCTTAAAAGTGATGTATTCAGTAATGTTGGGCTCTCTCAGATATACATTCAATGGCAGTGACACAACAGAAAGTGCACACTGTTTTTACACACGCGCAACTCCCTCTTAAAAGGATATGCATTTCAGTTTCGTCAATATATGCTACATAGTTGTGGTTTTCACTTTCCTTTAAACATTTCAGTTGTTTGCAGCAGCTGTTAACAAGAGTAACTCTTCTCTCTGACCTAAGCTGGCGGGTGTGTCCCCTGCAGATCCAGGGTCCAACTTGATGTCGCTCAGCTCCACCGGCAGAGGGCTGCTTATGTCGGTCAGGGATGAGCCGTTGTGTGGGGGGGCGGGGAAGTCATCTGGCCTGGAGAGGTCAGCCAGTGACAGCAGGCCGCCGTGCTTCATTGCGGTGCTTCCACTGCCTTCCTCAACCATGCAGTCCAGCTGCAGCTCAGAGGCCCCGTCAAACACCTTACTCTCATCtgacagaggacacacacacacacacacacgttgaaaAAAAGCACAAGCCAACTAGTGCTATCAATCGAGACCTTGTTTGGCATTACTTGATCTCGATTGTGACAGGTGTCCAAAATAAACAACTCAAACACATGTCATAACACAAAGCTCATGGGATAAAGACCAAGATTTTTATAATTTGTGGTTTCTGTTGAAATCACTCTTTTGTGAGAGGCTGTGGAAATCAAAGCAGTCCTGCCACACATGGACACAGAAATGTGATTTAATTATAATCAAGATGTTCATTTTAGGTGGAAAACATAATAAGCCAGTGTACAAAAATACACTGGCTGGATAGCAACTTCTAGAACAAGAATAAGCTTTGTGGCATAGTACAATTTAAACCTTTACTGAGAGAAGAGAACCTGTCATTGTTTATCTCACTCTTTGGACTAATACAGAAGTGCTTTCTCTTACCACGACCAACATCTGGAATATCAGTCACAGACAGCGTGGACATCTTCTGCACAGCCGCTTGTCATTACGAAACCAACGTGTACCTGTGCaagtaaaaaaacatgaatgatACTCACAGGCAACACAAACTAGACATGAAATAAAGTGTGATGAACAGGGAATGAATGTATACCTGCTGACAGTCCAAGTGAGTATAAGCTGTGTAAACATTCAAAACTGACATTTTGTGAAAATAATAATACCAATTGCAggaaaatataatataatatacacACCACAACGCAGTTCTTAGAGAGAACAACTGAGCACCTGTCTATAAACATGGCTTTTACTGGCTGTAAAAGCAGAAGTGAAAGTTTGTCATGTGCCTCATCGGGGCGCTTTTCAGGAAACGGATTCAGCAGACACacatgttctttatttttgGCTATTTTTAACCAGCCTGCAAAGAGGAAACCCCGTTTCAAAAATATAGGCTTTCTgctatttattttgaaaataaaaatggTTGTGCTTCCTCTGTTGGAAATCACATTTGTactataaacaaaataaatctgtTTATAATCGAGGTATTAAAAACACTATTTTAAATAAGAATGGACAGACAAAACCGACAGGATGTCCATTTCCCGACCCCAAACAAAAAGATTTCAGGCCGTCTATGTTAATACTGTCGATAACAAAGAGCTTTCTCCAGACACCTTTTTTTGCATACCAAAATGGAGAGCCGACAGACTACACGTTAGTTCAGGGTAGTAGGATTGTTCTATAGGATTATTTATCATTCCATTAAAAATGTACCCTCTTTAATAACTTACaaatgcacaatataaatcttgtTTGCTAGACACACTAGTTAATCTTTAGCTATATTGCATAATGGACTGCTAGTCCCATTTGTTTTATATCTAAAAGGGGCATCCAGAAAACATTTATATGATGCAACTGTTTGTGAAGGGATATAATTACCCAATATCCCTCCAATTATTAACAACTTCAATATGGCAGCTGCTCTACCTACTGTGGAAACCATAGAAGAAGACAGCCTGGTACTGTACTGATTTGCAAAACGTACAGGCCATGCAACATAATAAaagtacttaataaaagtattaaAACATAGTCTCCAATGAAACAATTCAAgagtcacaacaacaacaacaacaacaacaacaacaaccatgaAGGTCAAGCTCAACACTAGacagataaaaacaaaagaAAGACCAACTGTGATTAAATATGACCGTCTAGTATCCATAATGAAAACAGAACCCATGAAGAAACGATGACAGCAGAGACGGCAATCATTTTCAAAGCACTAGTGATAAGCTTTTAAAAGACATGGTATATAACCATTAAAGCAGTTATTGTTGCAGCAGTTCAAGATAAAAGCTACAACAGTTCGAGTTGGTTTTGGcacctttctttctttttaaatgaCTTGGTTCTCCTCTATATTTGCTCATTTGACAACAAACGAGGTCAAGTACAACTAATAACACCGTATGTTTGCTTTTAAAATATATGCAATTAGCAGAAATATCTACTAGGATTCTTTTAATACAAGTCTATATTTTCCACGGAAAAACCCATCTACTACAAAGCATTCTTGCTATCTCAAGGTGAtgcctaaataataataaaaaactgAAGGAGAACATTTGGATTTAAAGCCTCAATTAGCTCAAACTGATTTGCAGCAGTGACTCTGCAACAGGCACAATGTTGCACTTACCTCTGAAGCTGACGTCTTACTTCTGGTATAAATCCATCCTGCCCATGTGTGTCCACTCTGTCAGTTTGCCGGCGCCGATGCAGGACTTTCCCGATGAGCCTCGAGGATGCCAAACCTCTGTGACTGATTTGACGAAGTTCAATGACTCAATACCTTGACGAGAATGAGTAGGAAAGAAGTCCCTTTCTACAATGCCCAATGGGAGACAGGAGGgaaaacagagagagggagagagggaggagggtgAAAGAGGCAACACAAGAGGTTACTATTGGTCATTTGAATAGCTCTTAAATCCCCACAGGGCTGTGGCATTCCTTCCTTATTCTTCTTTGAGATTGAAAAACAGCCCATTTTACTCAAACAGCCTCACAACACAGACACCTAAGGATGAGCCCATCTATTCTTTCAAAACATAGCCATTAATGTGGTCGACTGCCTCAAATGACAAACTATAAAGGCTGCTAACACTCAAAGcctcacaaaaaaacatttagctGGATTGAGGTGTAATGATCACATCCACAAATCAATGTGGATAAAACATCTGAGCAAAAAtctagatttaaaaaataggtgTGGTAATCAAAGGCATCAAGTTTTATTGGGTGGATTCACATTCTTTGGTTGTAAAACATTTCTACTCATGTCCTTCCCACAATGATCTCTGCTCAAGTCCAATGTCCTCTGCATCTTATCAGTCACCTTTGTCCATGAGCATGTTTTCATAGAATGCTGGAAATGAAATGAACTCGCCACCAAAATCAATAAAGTACAGAATAAATTCAAATGCTTAaaacaaatgtaaggtttttcaTCTTCATGTTATAACTCACAGCCTCATCACTGGCTGTGTATAGCCTTCTTGTACAGCATGTTACAAAAGGCCAATTGACTAATTGATTAATCAATATTTTACAACTCATTTTGTAGAGCCAGGACCAGTGCTGAAACAACCTATACATTTATCATCAACAAATTGACAATACTTAAGATACTACTTATAATAATGACTTAGTATCTGGTTTCTTTTCGATTTCTGTGATTAATATTGATTCCTGGTTGGTACAAAAAAATGCTATTTCAAAATATGCGCTGGAAAATGTAAAGTCTAATGAAAAAAGGAACTATGTTTTTGTTAAGGTCACCGTAAGTAACCACATAGGCGTGTTACAGATTGATTGTGAGAAAGTAGTGCTCATAATGCAAGTGACTACCAgtcataaaaaaatgtttttataaaACATAGTCAGCATGACTGAGTGGGAAATGTTGCTTTCTAAAAGTCTCAGGAGTACCAACGGATGTTAACGCCTCAAAAGATATAAAAATGGACATCCTTACTCAGCAACATCTTGGTGTGAAAGCAGAGTCAGTGCTTTCGAGAGTCCCAGGCTCCATATTAAATCAATGttcccacaaacacacagatgcaAGAAGAAGTACATCCAGTGATTGAAGGCCTTGCAGACCCACCCATATGTTTTCACTTCTTCTGACAGACCTATGGAAAGATTAACACTGGGTGGAGCTGTGTTGGGAATAAAGTGAGATCAAAATCTATTACCAATGCAAAGAAGCACGTCCGACTGCACTGACAACAGGTGCAACAGATGTCTGTGACTCAAACGCCCACACAGAGGGCTTAACAGACAACAAGTGGAAACAGGGATACATATGGGCTCTCAGTTCAAATCTTGTTTTGGCACGTGCACACTGCATTGCATCCACAAATATTAAGGAAATATACAAAACCAAACACAGTCTGGCAGCCTGTATAAAGCTAAATTGGCTAACTTGTAGGTAACACTAGCGTCGGTGGTTAGTGTTAAAGTGGACGTTTATTTCGCAATCATGTTATGTAAACAGATCATTTCGATACTTCTGTGTTGAGAATGACGATACTTGCCAGTAGTTTGAAGTTTACTACACTCACTGCTAACATTAGCCAGGTTAACCTTAGTTAGGCACACAGTTAACTGACAGACACATCATTGTAGCTAACTGCAGGTTCAGCGTCAACATGAACtaacataaaaaaacatttgaatataTCACTAGCTAACTCGCTGGCCTTCAAATGTTGCTAGTAAAAACATACAGAACCGGATGTTTAGGTGAGATTAGCTTCAGAGTCAATCTCAACAAGGCCAATATCGTTTAGGTTAGCTTACACCCCCGCGCTCGGAAGCAACTCCCTTTTAACAAGTTCAATTTAGCCAGCTTAgctaacttcacatcaaggatACCACAAACATGACAAAGGGACAACGTTGGTTGACTTGCCAGAGACTTCATGAGTTTGCACCCTCTTCTTTGTTTGCTACTCCGTCCTTTTGGGTCTGTTGACAGCGGCTCTGACAACCAAAGCTAACATGTTAGCTCGCTAGCAGCGTAGTTATATCATGTGATTCAGCGGCTCTGGGTGGCTCGGCTGGCGCAGCAGGAAACAGATTTCATCAGGCTGAGAGAGGGCTCTACTGCCCAGAGTGCAGGCTGACGGGCAGCATCCAGCGGTGGAATGTAATTAAGTAGGCTACCTTTACCCTACTGtattttaaatagttttccagagtatttccatgttatgctactttataaTTCTAGTCCCGTACATTTTGGAGGGAATATTGTACACCACTATGTATTTAGGAGCTTTGATTTGGATAAGGATACAGATATCCAGAAATATATAAAGTCATTCGAATAAAGTTCACCACCCTCTTTACCAGCCTACATAATAAATTGATCCAAAACATTATATGCatcaacaataatatatatattatatgtattGAATTAAATACGCTAGATATTGTTGTTGCATACTAAATAGTAGGGTAGCAGTAGTATGTATTTGATGGTTTATAGTTTGGGTATAACCCATGAATGGCTTGTTGAATCATGTTGTTCTTTTTTACCATTTTCTTGGTTGATAAACACTCCAGACAGTAACATTAATAATCAACAAGCACTTAAGAAAGGAACTTTTCATAACATTCACCCTTAAGTGTTATGTTTATGCTAGTAGTGAAATACTTAAAGTCTAGTGAGAAGGTATTTGTGCACTGTAGTcttgctacttttacttaagttatacatctgaatacttcttccaccactgtcaGTGGACATTTGTAAAGTACCAGCAAGCTCCCCCAAACAAGTTGTGATGTTTtggtaaaataaatgttgtgttCAAAAGTAAAATAGGAttgtgacattaaacattacaaataaCTGCCATAATAAGATACTGGTTCTTGATGGCCATGGTCAGATACATGTTGAGTGGGCACAACATTACTGATGGGTCCCTCAAATTTGGCCTCTTTGAATAGTTTATTCTGTCAAAGTTCAACAATAGGGAACAGTTTTTCCAGAAGACTAGCATAAAGTCTTATTATGTCCAGAGACCCAGAGACAAAAAATACTACAATACTTTTCACCAGCCCAATgtctgtaattaaaaaaaatgctacTATGTCCTGCAATATTAGATGCTAAAACTAGATTTAAGACTGGACATTCTATCAGACATGGTCAATATTAAGGCAGAAAGAGATATATCGGGCCAACAATGCATTATGTATTATTTCAGCCAGTAAATGATCTGCTGTTGATGGTGACAGTGAAGATGAAAATCTGCGCTGCCGCTAGAGGGCAGAGTCTTTGGAGGAAGAACAGGAAGTTGAAGTGGATCTACATCTTTATCTTCGCCGAAGAAGAACCTATAGCAAATAAGTCGCCTGTGGCTGTTGTTCATTCTGCAAAATCACTGTATCTGCAACAGAAACGACACAATGCCCGTAATATGTGCAGCGATAGGGTGCAACAATAGGTTTGTCAAAGGGTCGGAGATCAGATTTTACAGGTGAGTTTTCACCGCTCGGACTGAGGAGAAGTTTTAGGATAACTGATCTATCAACTGCCATTTAGGAAAGGCACAGTAAAGAAACCGACATTAATACATCTGCTTTTACATCACTGACTGTCACTGAAAATAGTTCAACTATAAGCTTTCAACTATAACATTCGGTTTCAATTTGCGTATTGATACCATATGTATACCATGCTGCCTCAGACTTTAGCCTATACATACTAAACATGACCTGTTGTAGCTCGGTTCATTGCTGTGTTCATTTACGTATATTAATTATC of Pseudochaenichthys georgianus chromosome 3, fPseGeo1.2, whole genome shotgun sequence contains these proteins:
- the nr1h3 gene encoding oxysterols receptor LXR-alpha, whose translation is MSTLSVTDIPDVGRDESKVFDGASELQLDCMVEEGSGSTAMKHGGLLSLADLSRPDDFPAPPHNGSSLTDISSPLPVELSDIKLDPGSAGDTPASLDGQPVKRKKGPAPKMLGNEVCSVCGDKASGFHYNVLSCEGCKGFFRRSVIKSAQYNCKNNGRCEMDMYMRRKCQQCRLRKCREAGMLEQCVLSEEQIRLKKMKKQHEDVTAHSSTVVTPTPPLETASLDPQQHEMIEKLVSMQKQCNKRSFLERPKVTPWPESQDPQNREVRQQRFAHFTELAIMSVQEIVDFAKQLPGFLELTREDQIALLKTSTIEIMLLETSRRYNPTIDSITFLKDFSYNKEDFAKAGLQFEFINPIFEFSKGMNDLQLDEAEYALLIAINIFSADRPNVQDHGLVERLQQPYVDALRSYIMIKRPNDHLMFPRMLMKLVSLRTLSSVHSEQVFALRLQDKKLPPLLSEIWDVNE